The Neisseria yangbaofengii genome contains a region encoding:
- the leuC gene encoding 3-isopropylmalate dehydratase large subunit, with product MSAQTLYDKLWNSHVVREEEDGTVLLYIDRHLVHEVTSPQAFEGLKMAGRKLWRIDSVVSTADHNTPTGDWDKGIQDPISKLQVDTLDKNIKEFGALAYFPFMDKGQGIVHVMGPEQGATLPGMTVVCGDSHTSTHGAFGALAHGIGTSEVEHTMATQCITAKKSKSMLIEVSGRLKPGVTAKDAALYIIGRIGTAGGTGYAIEFDGEAIHSLSMEGRMTLCNMAIEAGARSGMVSVDQTTIDYVKDKPFAPKGEAWDRAVEYWRTLVSDEGAEFDKVFRFKAEDIEPQVTWGTSPEMVLDINGKVPNPANETDPVKRGGMERALEYMGLEADTPLNEIPVDIVFIGSCTNSRIEDLREAAAVAKGRKKAGNVQRVLIVPGSGLVKAQAEEEGLDKIFIDAGFEWREPGCSMCLAMNADRLEPQQRCASTSNRNFEGRQGNGGRTHLVSPAMAAAAAVNGRFVDVRSL from the coding sequence ATGAGCGCACAAACCCTCTATGACAAACTTTGGAACAGCCACGTCGTCCGCGAAGAGGAAGACGGCACCGTTCTGCTTTATATTGACCGCCATTTGGTACACGAAGTGACCAGCCCGCAAGCATTTGAAGGCTTGAAAATGGCCGGCCGCAAACTGTGGCGCATCGACAGTGTGGTTTCCACCGCCGACCACAACACCCCGACCGGTGATTGGGACAAAGGCATTCAAGACCCGATTTCCAAGCTGCAAGTCGATACTTTAGACAAAAATATCAAAGAATTCGGCGCATTGGCTTATTTCCCGTTTATGGACAAAGGCCAAGGTATTGTGCACGTCATGGGACCCGAACAAGGCGCCACCCTGCCCGGCATGACGGTAGTGTGCGGCGACTCGCACACTTCTACCCACGGTGCATTCGGTGCATTGGCGCATGGTATCGGTACATCCGAAGTCGAACACACCATGGCGACCCAGTGTATTACCGCCAAAAAATCTAAATCAATGCTGATTGAAGTATCAGGCCGTCTGAAACCGGGCGTGACTGCCAAAGATGCGGCCCTATACATCATCGGCCGAATCGGCACCGCCGGCGGCACGGGCTATGCGATTGAATTTGACGGCGAAGCCATTCATAGCCTGTCGATGGAAGGCCGCATGACTTTGTGCAACATGGCCATCGAAGCCGGTGCGCGCTCAGGCATGGTATCGGTTGACCAAACCACCATCGATTACGTCAAAGACAAACCATTCGCGCCGAAAGGCGAAGCATGGGACAGAGCCGTTGAATACTGGCGCACATTGGTTTCCGATGAGGGCGCGGAATTCGATAAAGTATTCCGTTTCAAAGCCGAAGACATCGAGCCGCAAGTCACTTGGGGCACCTCACCGGAAATGGTGCTGGATATCAACGGCAAAGTACCGAATCCGGCCAACGAAACCGACCCTGTGAAACGCGGCGGCATGGAGCGCGCTTTGGAATACATGGGCTTGGAAGCCGACACGCCGTTAAATGAAATTCCGGTTGACATTGTATTTATCGGCTCTTGTACCAACAGCCGCATCGAAGACTTGCGCGAAGCCGCCGCTGTCGCCAAAGGCCGTAAAAAAGCCGGCAATGTTCAGCGCGTGCTGATCGTACCGGGTTCAGGCTTGGTGAAAGCGCAAGCCGAAGAAGAAGGTTTAGACAAAATCTTTATCGATGCCGGCTTCGAATGGCGCGAACCGGGTTGCTCGATGTGCTTAGCAATGAATGCCGACCGTTTAGAGCCGCAACAACGCTGCGCTTCCACTTCCAACCGTAACTTTGAAGGCCGGCAAGGCAACGGCGGACGCACGCATTTGGTCAGCCCTGCTATGGCTGCCGCGGCGGCGGTTAACGGCCGATTTGTAGATGTGCGCAGCCTTTAA
- a CDS encoding YceI family protein — translation MKKMIFTVLAAAVAASASAATYKVDKAHTNARFAIDHFNTSTNVGGFYGLSGTVDFDKAKRQGKIDITIPVNTLQTGSEGFTGHLKSPDLFNAEKFPEMRFVSTKFNYVGKKLTSVDGNLTLLGKTHPVKLKAEKFNCYNSPMAKAEVCGGDFSTTIDRTQWGMNYLVDSGMTKKVKLDIQIEAVKQ, via the coding sequence ATGAAGAAAATGATTTTTACCGTTTTGGCTGCTGCCGTAGCCGCTTCCGCTTCTGCCGCAACTTACAAAGTTGATAAAGCCCACACCAATGCCCGATTTGCCATCGACCACTTCAACACCAGCACCAACGTAGGCGGCTTCTACGGACTGAGCGGCACCGTTGATTTCGACAAAGCCAAGCGCCAAGGCAAAATCGACATTACAATTCCGGTAAATACTTTGCAAACCGGTTCGGAAGGTTTTACCGGCCATCTGAAATCACCTGATTTGTTCAATGCCGAAAAATTCCCGGAAATGCGCTTTGTTTCCACCAAATTCAACTACGTTGGCAAAAAACTGACTTCTGTTGACGGCAATCTGACACTGTTGGGCAAAACCCACCCGGTAAAACTGAAGGCCGAAAAATTCAACTGCTACAACAGCCCGATGGCCAAAGCCGAAGTGTGCGGCGGCGATTTCTCAACCACCATCGACCGCACCCAATGGGGTATGAATTACTTGGTCGACAGCGGCATGACCAAAAAAGTGAAATTGGATATTCAAATCGAAGCTGTGAAACAATAA
- a CDS encoding molybdopterin molybdotransferase MoeA: MMIDFEVARAALLEQHPCRLRTVTLPLAEAANRVLAQSLHAKYPSPMFDNSAMDGYAVCDSKGSLREFCITGRIQAGETAENPLAQGEAVRIFTGAPLPPNTTAVIMQEQTETDGARLLVNADIQAGQNMRLKAEEIEVGQELLAQGTLLNMAALGLAASQGYAELMVYEPLKVRVFSTGNELVEPGQTLSDGQIYDANRYQLLAWLQQQPGLQVSDGGILPDDLAQTEAALAAAAEQFDVVITSGGASVGEADYLKQAIGHIGSLTMHTLAIKPGKPFAWGHIGECKIFILPGNPVATFATSNMLLLPVLNQLAGKQARHCYLQKVTAKAAFQTKKAIKRREFLRVVLENDEAGGTVVKLLPNQGSAMLSTCAAADALCEVPAGQTVSEGDNVSVYLLPN, from the coding sequence ATGATGATTGATTTTGAAGTGGCCCGCGCAGCTTTGTTGGAGCAGCATCCTTGCCGTCTGAGAACGGTAACGCTGCCTTTGGCTGAAGCAGCCAACCGAGTTTTAGCGCAAAGCCTGCACGCCAAATACCCAAGCCCGATGTTTGATAACAGCGCGATGGACGGCTACGCAGTATGCGATTCAAAAGGCAGCTTGCGCGAATTTTGCATTACCGGCCGCATTCAAGCCGGCGAAACAGCGGAAAATCCGTTGGCTCAAGGCGAAGCCGTGCGTATTTTTACCGGCGCACCGCTGCCGCCCAACACTACCGCCGTGATCATGCAGGAACAAACCGAAACTGACGGTGCCCGTTTGCTGGTGAATGCCGACATTCAAGCCGGACAAAACATGCGCCTGAAAGCCGAAGAAATTGAAGTCGGCCAAGAATTATTGGCGCAAGGCACGCTATTAAACATGGCCGCTTTAGGCTTGGCTGCTTCACAAGGCTACGCCGAGTTGATGGTGTATGAGCCTTTGAAAGTGAGGGTGTTTTCCACCGGTAACGAGTTAGTCGAACCCGGCCAAACACTTTCAGACGGCCAAATCTACGATGCCAACCGCTATCAGTTACTGGCTTGGTTGCAACAACAACCGGGTTTGCAAGTGAGCGATGGTGGCATTTTGCCCGATGATTTGGCGCAAACGGAGGCTGCTTTGGCCGCAGCAGCCGAACAATTCGACGTGGTGATTACCAGCGGCGGTGCATCAGTAGGCGAGGCGGATTATTTGAAGCAGGCGATTGGGCACATCGGCTCGCTTACCATGCACACCTTGGCGATTAAGCCGGGGAAACCGTTTGCTTGGGGGCACATCGGCGAATGTAAAATTTTTATCTTACCAGGCAACCCCGTGGCGACATTTGCCACATCGAATATGCTGCTGCTGCCGGTGCTGAACCAACTGGCAGGCAAGCAGGCGCGGCATTGCTATTTGCAGAAAGTAACGGCCAAAGCTGCGTTCCAAACCAAAAAAGCCATCAAGCGCCGCGAGTTTTTACGCGTGGTGTTAGAAAATGATGAGGCGGGCGGAACGGTGGTGAAATTGCTGCCTAACCAGGGCAGCGCAATGTTGAGTACCTGCGCGGCCGCCGATGCTTTGTGTGAAGTGCCGGCCGGACAAACGGTGAGCGAAGGCGATAATGTCAGCGTTTATTTGCTGCCGAATTGA
- the leuD gene encoding 3-isopropylmalate dehydratase small subunit: MKAFAKITALVAPLDRSNVDTDAIIPKQFLKSIKRSGFGPNAFDEWRYLDHGEPGMDNSKRPLNPDFSLNQPRYQGAQVLLTRKNFGCGSSREHAPWALDDYGFRAVIAPSFADIFFNNCYKNGLLPIVLTEKQVDQLFKEVEAQEGYSLDIDLETQTVTTPSGYVFTFDITEHRKHCLLNGLDEIGLTLQHADEIKAFEEKHKAAQPWLYN; encoded by the coding sequence ATGAAAGCATTTGCCAAAATTACCGCCCTTGTCGCCCCGCTTGACCGCAGCAACGTCGATACCGATGCCATTATTCCGAAACAATTCTTAAAATCCATCAAACGCAGCGGCTTCGGTCCCAACGCCTTTGACGAATGGCGCTACCTCGACCACGGCGAACCGGGCATGGACAACAGTAAGCGTCCGCTTAATCCCGATTTCTCACTCAACCAGCCACGCTACCAAGGCGCACAAGTTTTACTGACCCGCAAAAACTTCGGTTGCGGTTCATCACGCGAACACGCGCCGTGGGCATTGGACGACTACGGTTTCCGCGCCGTAATCGCCCCCTCGTTTGCCGACATTTTCTTCAACAACTGCTACAAAAACGGCTTATTGCCGATTGTCTTGACTGAGAAGCAAGTCGACCAATTGTTTAAAGAAGTCGAAGCCCAAGAAGGCTATTCGCTCGATATCGATTTGGAAACGCAAACCGTTACCACGCCAAGTGGCTATGTATTTACTTTCGACATCACCGAACACCGCAAACACTGCCTGCTCAACGGTTTAGACGAAATCGGCTTAACGCTTCAGCACGCTGATGAAATCAAAGCCTTTGAAGAAAAACACAAAGCCGCGCAACCTTGGTTATATAACTAA
- the leuB gene encoding 3-isopropylmalate dehydrogenase — MTKQIAILRGDGIGPEIIGQAVRVLDKLIEQGLDVTYEYAPLGGEAYDQYGSPYPEFTQNLCRKADAVLLGSVGGPQYDNLDRPLRPERGLLAIRKDLNLFANLRPAILYPELANASTLKPEVVAGLDILIVRELTGDIYFGEPRGIRTLENGEREGFNTMKYSESEIRRIAHVAFQAAQKRNKKVCSVGKANVLETTELWREIFEEIGKEYPDVELSHMYVDNAAMQLVRAPKQFDVIATGNIFGDILSDEASMLTGSIGMLPSASLNENNKGLYEPSHGSAPDIAGQNKANPLATILSLAMLVRYSLNDEARAQQIEQAVQTVLKQGFRTGDIFEKGTKLVSCSEMGDAVLAAL, encoded by the coding sequence ATGACCAAACAAATCGCAATCTTACGAGGCGACGGCATCGGCCCTGAAATCATCGGCCAAGCCGTACGCGTGTTGGACAAACTGATTGAGCAAGGCTTAGATGTGACTTACGAATACGCGCCTTTGGGCGGAGAAGCCTACGACCAATACGGTTCGCCCTATCCTGAATTCACACAAAACCTGTGCCGCAAAGCTGATGCGGTGTTGTTGGGTTCGGTAGGCGGCCCGCAATACGACAACCTCGACCGCCCGTTGCGCCCGGAGCGTGGCTTATTAGCCATTCGTAAAGACCTGAACCTATTTGCCAACCTGCGCCCCGCCATTTTGTATCCTGAGTTGGCCAACGCTTCTACCTTGAAGCCCGAAGTGGTAGCCGGTCTGGATATTCTGATTGTACGCGAACTCACCGGCGACATTTATTTCGGCGAACCGCGCGGCATCCGCACTTTAGAAAACGGCGAACGAGAAGGTTTCAACACCATGAAATACAGCGAAAGCGAAATCCGCCGCATCGCCCATGTTGCCTTCCAAGCGGCGCAAAAGCGCAATAAAAAAGTCTGCTCTGTGGGCAAAGCCAACGTATTGGAAACCACAGAACTGTGGCGCGAAATTTTTGAAGAAATCGGCAAAGAATATCCGGATGTGGAATTGAGCCACATGTATGTCGACAATGCCGCCATGCAGTTGGTACGCGCACCAAAACAATTCGACGTGATTGCCACCGGCAACATTTTCGGCGATATTTTGAGCGATGAAGCATCTATGCTTACCGGCTCTATCGGCATGCTGCCTTCAGCTTCATTGAATGAAAACAACAAAGGCTTGTATGAGCCTTCTCACGGTTCCGCACCGGATATTGCCGGCCAAAACAAAGCCAATCCGCTGGCTACCATTTTGTCGTTGGCGATGTTGGTACGCTACAGCTTGAATGACGAAGCACGCGCGCAACAAATCGAGCAAGCCGTGCAAACCGTTTTGAAACAAGGCTTCCGTACCGGCGATATTTTCGAAAAAGGCACCAAGCTTGTTTCTTGCTCGGAAATGGGCGATGCCGTTTTAGCTGCATTGTAA
- a CDS encoding GIY-YIG nuclease family protein, translating into MKQGWVYVLTNQGMPGLIKIGFTKNLPQERARELYGTGVAYPFEVAYQVCCYHYPQVERKVHAQLSDKRVNGGREFFACPVEEAAQVIRQCAGKNLISAQDLRTGEVWQNKPADKPSKKTSVQTASHHWRIPHYHLIGGGLALVIIWLAWLGFRSAGETVELSEAQQVTGYVSGKIGKEDINIRACPSTECGVISVLPANQNIQIKPHTRTAKNWVYAEFQGDVCYPEHYERGQGCRLWAQNNIVEGWVYADNLAGQNIKPAKRSDSLFDSLF; encoded by the coding sequence TTGAAACAAGGTTGGGTATATGTATTGACCAATCAAGGCATGCCCGGTTTGATTAAAATCGGCTTTACCAAAAACCTGCCGCAAGAGCGGGCGCGCGAGCTATATGGCACGGGTGTGGCTTATCCGTTTGAGGTGGCTTATCAGGTATGCTGCTATCACTATCCGCAAGTCGAGCGCAAAGTGCATGCGCAATTAAGTGATAAGCGGGTCAACGGCGGCCGAGAATTTTTCGCCTGCCCGGTCGAAGAAGCGGCGCAGGTTATCCGCCAATGCGCCGGAAAAAATCTGATTTCGGCACAAGATCTGCGCACAGGTGAAGTTTGGCAAAATAAACCGGCTGACAAGCCGTCTAAAAAAACGAGCGTTCAGACGGCCTCGCATCATTGGCGGATTCCTCATTATCATTTGATTGGCGGAGGCCTGGCCTTGGTCATCATTTGGCTTGCTTGGTTGGGTTTTCGCAGTGCGGGAGAAACGGTCGAATTAAGCGAAGCGCAGCAAGTCACGGGCTATGTGTCCGGCAAAATTGGCAAGGAAGACATTAATATTCGCGCTTGCCCGTCAACCGAATGCGGCGTGATTTCTGTTTTGCCGGCTAATCAAAATATTCAAATTAAGCCGCACACCCGCACGGCAAAAAACTGGGTGTATGCCGAATTTCAAGGCGATGTGTGCTATCCGGAGCATTATGAGCGCGGCCAAGGCTGTCGATTATGGGCGCAGAATAATATTGTCGAAGGCTGGGTCTATGCCGATAATTTGGCCGGACAAAATATCAAACCGGCCAAACGTTCGGATTCTTTGTTTGATTCGTTGTTTTGA
- the mobA gene encoding molybdenum cofactor guanylyltransferase MobA encodes MKTYALILAGGQGSRMGGADKGLIEWQDKPLIDHVIGRIGPQVDHIAISANRNLEEYARRSPHVFADARQWHHLGPLAALCTAANDLQLAKADWLLIVSCDMPKLPEDLVARFLSAAKRTPLCNAFYVETPERRQYSIMFIRPQILQSAVPYLYAGMRTIRGWLQQQRARAVHFDSDKCFVNYNTPEDLKEA; translated from the coding sequence ATGAAAACTTATGCACTTATTCTCGCAGGCGGACAGGGCAGCCGCATGGGCGGTGCGGATAAAGGCTTGATCGAATGGCAGGACAAGCCCTTGATTGACCACGTGATTGGGCGGATTGGGCCGCAGGTTGATCACATCGCCATCAGCGCCAACCGCAATTTGGAAGAATACGCCCGCCGCAGCCCGCATGTGTTTGCCGATGCGCGCCAATGGCATCACTTGGGCCCTTTAGCGGCTTTGTGTACGGCAGCCAATGATTTGCAGCTGGCCAAAGCCGATTGGTTGTTGATAGTGTCGTGTGATATGCCCAAGTTGCCCGAAGATTTGGTGGCGCGCTTTTTATCGGCAGCCAAGCGCACGCCGTTGTGCAATGCGTTTTATGTGGAAACCCCGGAACGCCGGCAATACAGCATTATGTTTATCCGCCCGCAAATTCTGCAAAGCGCCGTGCCGTATCTTTACGCCGGTATGCGCACCATACGCGGCTGGCTGCAACAGCAACGTGCACGCGCAGTGCATTTTGATTCGGATAAATGTTTTGTGAATTACAACACGCCTGAAGATTTGAAAGAAGCATGA
- a CDS encoding NUDIX hydrolase, which yields MTRPLSDFLLRAHEFDSRTQNLHNRFLNPAEYKVAAVLLAVIKKDHQWQILFTRRSGSLRRHTGQISLAGGRYEPQDIDLTQTALRETHEEVGILPQAWQTFPALPPHYTLSGYEVHPIPALCTDNPRIQTNPDEVAEVFYVPFDFAMNLRHYEMRALQHQGKTIAMPTLPFQHYDIWGLTAVILYGLAERYRQYCDAVPKHTFRRPET from the coding sequence ATGACCCGACCGCTTTCCGATTTCCTACTGCGCGCGCACGAATTTGACAGCCGTACACAAAACCTGCACAACCGTTTTCTCAATCCTGCCGAATATAAAGTGGCGGCGGTTTTGTTAGCCGTGATCAAAAAAGACCATCAATGGCAGATATTGTTTACCCGCCGCTCCGGCTCACTGCGCCGCCACACCGGCCAAATCTCCCTAGCCGGCGGCCGCTATGAACCGCAAGACATCGATTTAACCCAAACGGCCTTGCGCGAAACACACGAAGAAGTCGGCATTCTGCCGCAGGCTTGGCAAACCTTCCCCGCTCTACCGCCGCACTACACGCTATCGGGTTATGAAGTACATCCCATTCCGGCGCTGTGTACCGATAACCCGCGCATTCAAACCAATCCGGACGAAGTGGCGGAAGTGTTTTATGTGCCGTTTGATTTTGCGATGAATCTTCGGCATTACGAAATGCGTGCATTGCAACACCAAGGAAAAACCATCGCCATGCCTACGCTGCCTTTTCAACATTACGATATTTGGGGCTTAACCGCCGTAATTCTTTACGGCTTGGCCGAACGCTATCGACAATATTGCGATGCCGTCCCGAAGCATACTTTCAGACGGCCTGAGACCTAA
- the gyrA gene encoding DNA gyrase subunit A, whose protein sequence is MTDATVRNDHKFALETIPVSLEDEMRKSYLDYAMSVIVGRALPDVRDGLKPVHRRVLYAMHELKNNWNASYKKSARIVGDVIGKYHPHGDSAVYDTIVRMAQDFSMRYMLVDGQGNFGSVDGDGAAAMRYTEIRMAKIAHEMLADIEEETVNFGPNYDGSEHEPLVLPTRFPALLVNGSSGIAVGMATNIPPHNLTDTINACLQLLDEPDTDIDTLIDIIKAPDFPTGATIYGMNGVREGYKTGRGRVVMRGKTHIEPVGKNGEREAIVIDEIPYQVNKAKLVEKIGDLVREKTLEGISDLRDESDKSGMRVVIELKRNENSEVVLNQLYKLTQLQDSFGINMVALVDGQPRLLNLKQILSEFIRHRREVVTRRTLFRLKKARHEGHIAEGKAVALSNIDEMIQLIKESADAPEAKEKLLARAWRSGLVEDMLNRTDLDLRMARPEGLPENLGLQGQGYYLSEIQADAILRMSLRNLTGLDQEEIVGDYKNIMAKIIDFLDILAKPERITQIIREELEEIRNGFGDGRRSEINPFGGDIADEDLIPQREMVVTLTHSGYIKTQPTTDYQAQRRGGRGKQAAATKDEDFIETLFVANTHDYLMCFTNLGKCHWIKVYKLPEGGRNSRGRPINNVIQLEEGEKVSAILAVREFPEDQYVFFATAQGMVKKVQLSAFKNVRSQGIKAIALKEGDYLVGAAQTSGTDDIMLFSNLGKAIRFNEYWERSGGDESEDADIDNENDVSDGLDDETAEGDNENALPSGKHGVRPSGRGSGGLRGMRLPADGKIVSLITFSPECGQSALQVLTATANGYGKRTPIADYSRKNKGGQGNIAINTGERNGDLVAATLVEECDDLMLITSGGVLIRTKVEQIRETGRAAAGVRLINLDEGETLVSLERVAEEPEVEAAEEGEALDNVGTPIESENGSSEA, encoded by the coding sequence ATGACAGACGCAACAGTCCGCAACGACCATAAGTTTGCACTCGAAACCATCCCGGTAAGCCTTGAAGACGAAATGCGCAAAAGTTACCTTGATTACGCCATGAGCGTGATCGTGGGGCGTGCGCTGCCAGATGTGCGCGATGGCCTGAAGCCGGTTCACCGCCGTGTGCTTTATGCCATGCACGAATTGAAAAACAACTGGAATGCTTCTTACAAGAAATCCGCCCGTATCGTCGGCGACGTGATCGGTAAATACCACCCGCACGGCGATTCCGCCGTTTACGATACCATCGTGCGCATGGCGCAGGATTTTTCCATGCGCTATATGCTGGTTGACGGTCAGGGCAACTTCGGTTCGGTGGACGGCGACGGTGCGGCAGCCATGCGTTATACCGAAATCCGCATGGCGAAAATCGCCCACGAAATGCTGGCCGATATTGAAGAAGAAACCGTGAATTTCGGCCCGAACTACGATGGCAGCGAACATGAGCCGTTGGTGTTGCCGACCCGTTTCCCGGCTTTGTTGGTAAACGGTTCTTCGGGTATTGCCGTGGGTATGGCGACCAATATTCCGCCGCACAACCTGACCGATACGATTAACGCCTGTCTGCAATTGTTGGATGAACCCGACACCGACATCGATACCTTAATCGACATCATCAAGGCTCCCGACTTTCCTACCGGAGCCACTATTTACGGCATGAACGGTGTGCGTGAAGGCTATAAAACCGGTCGCGGCCGCGTGGTAATGCGCGGTAAAACACACATCGAGCCGGTCGGTAAAAACGGCGAGCGCGAAGCGATTGTGATTGACGAGATTCCGTATCAAGTCAACAAAGCCAAATTGGTCGAGAAAATCGGTGATTTGGTGCGTGAAAAAACTTTGGAAGGCATTTCCGACCTGCGCGACGAATCGGATAAATCCGGTATGCGTGTGGTGATTGAGTTAAAACGTAATGAAAATTCAGAAGTCGTTTTAAATCAACTGTATAAGCTGACTCAGCTGCAAGACAGTTTCGGTATCAATATGGTGGCTTTGGTTGATGGACAGCCGCGTTTGCTGAACCTGAAGCAAATTTTGAGCGAGTTTATCCGTCACCGCCGCGAAGTGGTGACCCGCCGTACGTTGTTCCGCCTGAAAAAAGCGCGTCACGAAGGCCATATCGCCGAAGGTAAAGCAGTGGCTTTGTCGAATATTGACGAGATGATTCAGTTGATTAAAGAATCGGCTGATGCACCGGAAGCTAAAGAAAAATTGTTGGCGCGTGCATGGCGCAGCGGTTTGGTAGAAGACATGCTCAACCGTACCGATTTGGATTTGCGCATGGCGCGCCCGGAGGGTTTGCCGGAAAACTTGGGCTTGCAAGGCCAAGGGTATTATCTGAGCGAAATTCAGGCAGATGCCATTCTGCGTATGAGCCTGCGCAACCTGACCGGCTTGGATCAGGAAGAAATTGTCGGTGATTATAAAAACATCATGGCGAAAATCATTGATTTCTTGGATATTTTGGCCAAGCCTGAACGCATTACCCAAATTATCCGTGAAGAATTGGAAGAAATCCGCAACGGTTTCGGCGACGGCCGCCGCAGCGAAATCAATCCGTTCGGCGGCGACATTGCCGATGAAGACCTGATTCCGCAGCGTGAAATGGTGGTAACGCTGACCCACAGCGGTTACATTAAAACCCAGCCGACAACCGACTATCAGGCGCAGCGCCGGGGTGGACGGGGCAAGCAGGCGGCGGCAACCAAAGACGAAGACTTTATCGAAACGCTGTTTGTGGCCAATACCCACGATTATTTAATGTGTTTCACCAATTTGGGCAAATGCCACTGGATTAAAGTCTATAAACTTCCCGAGGGCGGCCGCAATAGTCGGGGGCGTCCGATTAACAACGTGATTCAGTTGGAGGAAGGTGAAAAAGTCAGCGCGATTTTGGCGGTGCGGGAATTTCCGGAAGACCAATATGTATTCTTCGCTACTGCGCAAGGCATGGTAAAAAAAGTACAGTTGTCGGCGTTTAAAAACGTGCGCAGTCAAGGCATTAAAGCAATTGCTTTGAAAGAAGGCGATTACTTGGTCGGTGCGGCTCAAACCAGCGGTACGGATGACATTATGCTGTTCTCTAATTTGGGCAAAGCCATCCGCTTTAACGAATATTGGGAGCGCAGCGGCGGCGATGAAAGCGAAGATGCCGATATCGACAATGAAAACGACGTTTCAGACGGCCTTGATGACGAAACAGCAGAAGGCGACAATGAAAACGCCTTGCCAAGCGGTAAACACGGTGTGCGTCCTTCCGGTCGCGGCAGCGGCGGTTTGCGCGGTATGCGTTTGCCGGCCGACGGTAAAATCGTCAGCCTGATTACCTTCTCGCCTGAATGCGGACAAAGTGCCCTGCAAGTGTTGACGGCTACTGCCAACGGCTACGGCAAGCGCACGCCGATTGCCGACTACAGCCGCAAAAACAAAGGCGGACAAGGCAACATTGCCATCAACACCGGCGAGCGCAACGGCGATTTGGTTGCCGCCACTTTGGTGGAAGAATGTGACGACTTGATGCTGATTACCAGCGGCGGCGTGTTGATTCGCACCAAAGTCGAGCAAATCCGTGAAACCGGCCGTGCAGCTGCCGGTGTGCGCCTGATTAATTTGGACGAAGGCGAAACCTTGGTCAGCTTGGAGCGTGTGGCGGAAGAGCCGGAAGTTGAAGCGGCTGAAGAAGGTGAAGCGTTGGATAACGTTGGTACGCCAATTGAAAGCGAAAACGGTTCAAGCGAAGCATGA
- a CDS encoding entericidin A/B family lipoprotein gives MKKFALIALTAMTLLSACNTISGAGKDVKAAGNAVSNTAEEVKHKM, from the coding sequence ATGAAAAAATTTGCATTAATCGCTTTGACTGCCATGACTCTGCTGTCTGCCTGCAACACCATTTCAGGTGCGGGCAAAGATGTGAAAGCTGCCGGTAACGCAGTCAGCAATACTGCAGAAGAAGTTAAACACAAAATGTAA
- a CDS encoding peptidylprolyl isomerase — translation MNTVTKLTLGALMLSVAFAAQAETRAVIETNMGKIELSLDETKAPKTVANFVSYAEKGFYNNTIFHRVIDNFMIQGGGFTENMVQKGTGKAIANEADNGLKNTAGTIAMARTANPNSATSQFFINTANNDFLNFKSATPQGYGYAVFGTVTSGMDVVNKISKVQTATRGFHQNVPVKPVVIQKVSIIK, via the coding sequence ATGAACACCGTAACAAAATTGACCTTAGGCGCCCTGATGCTGAGCGTAGCTTTTGCCGCTCAAGCCGAAACCCGCGCCGTGATTGAAACCAATATGGGCAAAATCGAATTGTCACTAGACGAAACCAAAGCACCGAAAACGGTTGCCAACTTCGTCAGCTATGCCGAAAAAGGCTTTTACAACAATACTATTTTCCATCGTGTCATTGATAATTTCATGATTCAAGGCGGCGGTTTTACTGAAAACATGGTGCAAAAAGGCACCGGCAAAGCGATTGCCAACGAAGCCGACAACGGCCTGAAAAACACTGCCGGTACCATCGCTATGGCGCGTACCGCCAACCCGAATTCGGCCACCAGCCAATTTTTCATCAACACCGCCAACAATGATTTCCTCAACTTCAAAAGCGCAACGCCACAAGGTTACGGCTATGCGGTTTTCGGCACAGTCACTTCCGGCATGGATGTCGTAAACAAAATCAGCAAAGTGCAAACTGCCACCCGAGGCTTCCATCAAAATGTACCGGTAAAACCGGTGGTAATTCAAAAAGTGAGCATCATCAAGTAA
- a CDS encoding entericidin A/B family lipoprotein, with the protein MKKFALIALTAMTLLSACNTISGAGKDVKAAGNAVSNTAESVKSY; encoded by the coding sequence ATGAAAAAATTTGCCCTGATCGCTTTGACCGCTATGACACTTTTGTCTGCTTGTAACACCATATCAGGTGCAGGCAAAGACGTAAAAGCAGCCGGTAATGCAGTCAGCAATACTGCTGAATCTGTAAAAAGCTACTAA